In Sphingobacterium zeae, one genomic interval encodes:
- a CDS encoding DUF3826 domain-containing protein, which translates to MTFSQTEGAYWKTITDRSAKIVAKLALADQAKQERAVHIIRDQYYLLNACYSLRDLKIKENTDKSLKEQIAQETLQETTNLNQAFVTRLKQVLTPAEVEAVKNGMTYHVYPNTVKAYQDMIPSLSKDDVHMIDSLLYEARDFAMQAESSEKKHAWFGKYKGKINNYLASHGYNLKEEGDKWAARLKKTNQ; encoded by the coding sequence ATGACATTTAGTCAAACAGAGGGCGCCTATTGGAAAACTATTACAGATCGGTCTGCAAAAATTGTGGCTAAACTAGCGCTAGCAGATCAGGCCAAGCAAGAGAGAGCGGTTCACATTATTCGTGATCAATATTATCTTTTGAATGCCTGTTATTCGCTTCGTGATTTGAAAATCAAGGAGAATACGGATAAGAGTCTAAAAGAGCAGATCGCACAGGAGACGCTTCAGGAAACTACCAATTTAAATCAAGCTTTCGTAACCCGGTTAAAACAAGTTTTAACACCGGCAGAAGTTGAAGCAGTTAAAAACGGCATGACCTATCATGTTTATCCGAACACCGTGAAGGCCTATCAAGATATGATTCCTAGTCTTTCAAAAGATGATGTACATATGATTGACAGTTTACTTTATGAAGCTCGAGATTTTGCCATGCAGGCCGAATCTTCGGAAAAAAAACACGCCTGGTTCGGTAAATACAAAGGCAAAATCAATAACTATTTAGCGTCTCACGGCTATAATTTAAAAGAGGAAGGTGACAAGTGGGCCGCGAGACTCAAAAAAACAAACCAATAA